One window of the bacterium genome contains the following:
- the ftsA gene encoding cell division protein FtsA gives MNENLITGLDIGSGKILGITGYLSDTGIDILGTEIVEVPENFITKGRITDIEGVTNLLFDVFDSLSEQVKERISYVTIGIGGGYVKGSIYSKKIEITPNGREINKNDIQFLKKEIKNSIMAGKEVGEKILTILPQFYIIDGHNITTKLPIGMHGNTLEMKVLAISVEINPVKDIGHCIESAGGQIEHIFPHAWASGEATLTEEEKEMGCLLIDMGKGTTDIAIYFKNTITEVASFRIGGWYIDNDLSAVLYTPIELAEELKINYGYCNYLKMKENKDPKLLEEIEISSPSGKIIGKVTVEKISEIVYARVTEILYDYVKPVVVKNSLSVSLAGGVIITGGCSKLKGIIELSSDIFKLPVRIGVPIRTYNLDKNFQKPEYSSAFGLITLASKQLKERQKSFYDKLKETFAKIKKNFKKGLRKIK, from the coding sequence ATGAATGAAAATTTAATTACAGGGCTTGATATTGGCAGTGGAAAAATTTTAGGAATTACAGGTTATTTATCAGATACAGGAATAGACATTCTTGGAACAGAAATCGTTGAAGTACCTGAAAATTTCATAACAAAAGGTAGGATAACTGATATTGAAGGAGTAACAAATTTACTTTTTGATGTTTTCGATTCTTTAAGTGAGCAGGTTAAAGAAAGAATAAGTTATGTAACAATTGGAATAGGTGGCGGTTATGTAAAAGGAAGTATATATTCAAAAAAAATAGAAATAACTCCTAATGGAAGGGAAATAAATAAGAATGATATTCAATTTTTAAAAAAAGAAATAAAAAATTCTATTATGGCAGGAAAAGAAGTTGGTGAAAAAATATTAACAATTCTTCCTCAATTCTACATAATAGATGGACATAATATAACTACAAAATTACCCATTGGAATGCATGGAAATACTCTTGAAATGAAAGTTCTTGCAATATCTGTTGAAATAAATCCTGTTAAAGATATTGGACATTGTATTGAAAGCGCAGGAGGACAGATTGAACATATTTTCCCACATGCATGGGCATCCGGAGAAGCAACCTTAACAGAAGAAGAAAAAGAAATGGGATGTCTTTTAATTGATATGGGCAAAGGGACAACAGATATTGCTATCTATTTCAAAAACACTATAACCGAAGTGGCATCTTTTAGAATTGGGGGCTGGTATATTGATAATGACCTATCCGCTGTTCTATACACTCCCATTGAGCTGGCTGAAGAATTAAAAATTAACTATGGATATTGTAATTATCTGAAAATGAAAGAAAATAAGGACCCTAAACTTCTTGAAGAGATTGAAATATCCAGTCCATCTGGTAAAATAATAGGAAAAGTTACAGTTGAAAAAATTTCGGAGATTGTTTATGCAAGAGTTACTGAAATTCTTTATGATTATGTAAAGCCAGTTGTTGTAAAAAATTCTCTTTCAGTTTCATTGGCTGGAGGAGTAATTATAACAGGAGGATGCTCTAAACTAAAAGGAATTATAGAATTATCTTCAGATATATTTAAACTTCCCGTTAGAATTGGAGTTCCTATAAGAACATACAACCTAGATAAAAATTTTCAAAAACCAGAATATTCATCTGCCTTTGGACTTATCACTCTTGCATCTAAACAACTTAAAGAAAGGCAGAAATCATTTTATGATAAATTAAAGGAGACATTTGCGAAAATAAAAAAAAACTTTAAAAAGGGGTTGAGGAAAATAAAATGA
- a CDS encoding FtsQ-type POTRA domain-containing protein, with protein MEEKTERRIREIRQRIWEKRKNKIKIIFIIILILSLIYLSFKIKSSTIKFLWQLDTFKLKEVEIVPDKAKFYIEPVLELEKDKNLLFIDIDDLRQMILNIPEVENCKIKKIYPDKLYIDISLRKPFVSVIYNERKYIIDKNGVVLSDIEEEKNYIDIYGIKIEQNCVNETDRWKLNILDEIKKWYNYFNLRKFFLVNQINFISPNEIILYTDKGIIKMKKSDIKSQMEKISILLQELQGNIERWEYIDLRYKNIYKK; from the coding sequence ATGGAAGAAAAAACAGAAAGAAGAATAAGAGAAATAAGACAAAGAATCTGGGAAAAAAGAAAAAATAAAATAAAAATAATTTTTATCATTATTTTAATTTTATCTTTAATATATTTATCTTTTAAAATTAAAAGTTCAACAATAAAATTTTTATGGCAATTGGACACCTTCAAATTAAAAGAAGTTGAAATTGTTCCTGATAAGGCAAAATTTTATATTGAGCCAGTGTTAGAACTTGAAAAAGATAAAAATCTACTTTTTATAGATATTGATGATTTAAGACAAATGATACTTAATATTCCAGAAGTTGAAAACTGCAAAATTAAAAAAATATATCCTGATAAATTATATATAGATATTTCATTAAGAAAACCATTTGTCAGTGTAATATACAATGAGAGAAAATATATAATTGATAAAAATGGAGTTGTTCTATCAGATATAGAAGAAGAAAAAAATTATATTGATATATATGGAATTAAAATTGAGCAAAATTGTGTAAATGAAACTGATAGATGGAAATTAAATATTTTGGATGAAATTAAAAAATGGTATAATTACTTCAATTTAAGAAAATTTTTTTTAGTTAACCAGATAAATTTTATTTCTCCAAATGAAATAATTTTATATACTGATAAAGGAATTATAAAAATGAAGAAGAGTGATATAAAGTCACAGATGGAAAAAATTTCAATCCTATTACAAGAATTGCAGGGAAATATAGAAAGATGGGAATATATTGACTTGAGATATAAAAATATTTACAAAAAATGA